Proteins encoded together in one Chitinophaga varians window:
- a CDS encoding YihY/virulence factor BrkB family protein: MNKTMGKIQLYWTVLKASGSAFIDDKVLKLSAALAYYTIFSVAPMLIIIIFFCDLFLGKEAVEGSIYGQIQGLVGSEAAIQIQSMIRNATLSNDMSWATMVGFVTLIIGATGVFAEIQDSINFIWGLKSKPKKNGLLRMLINRLLSFSLVVSMGFILLVSLAVNGLVELFQNVLTQLIPTKLTTTLIVYVANLVVPFLVITTLFAIIFKVLPDARIKWKDVRVGAVATAVLFMIGKFAIGYYLGASKVSSTYGAAGSVVIILLWVYYSAAILYFGAVFTRQYIKHSGREIYPNDYAVWVKQIEVPHEPPAPVDAVEEG; the protein is encoded by the coding sequence ATGAATAAAACAATGGGAAAAATACAACTGTACTGGACGGTGCTAAAGGCGTCCGGCAGTGCTTTTATAGACGATAAAGTGCTGAAACTCAGCGCCGCGCTGGCTTATTATACTATCTTCTCCGTAGCTCCCATGCTCATTATCATCATCTTCTTCTGTGACCTGTTCCTTGGAAAGGAAGCGGTGGAAGGCAGTATATATGGCCAGATACAAGGCCTGGTTGGTAGCGAGGCGGCCATCCAGATACAATCCATGATCCGCAACGCTACCCTGTCCAACGATATGAGCTGGGCCACCATGGTGGGTTTTGTGACACTGATCATTGGCGCCACCGGTGTGTTTGCAGAAATACAGGATTCTATCAATTTTATCTGGGGACTGAAATCGAAGCCCAAGAAAAACGGCCTGCTGCGTATGCTCATCAACAGATTGTTGTCTTTTTCGCTGGTAGTCAGCATGGGCTTTATTTTGCTGGTATCGCTGGCTGTCAATGGCCTGGTGGAGCTGTTTCAGAATGTACTGACACAGCTTATCCCTACTAAATTGACCACCACCCTCATCGTATATGTGGCCAACCTGGTAGTGCCTTTCCTGGTGATCACCACCCTGTTTGCCATCATCTTCAAGGTCTTGCCCGATGCGCGGATCAAATGGAAAGACGTGCGGGTGGGCGCTGTGGCGACGGCCGTGCTGTTTATGATCGGTAAATTCGCCATCGGCTACTACCTGGGAGCCAGCAAGGTCAGCTCTACCTATGGGGCGGCAGGTTCTGTGGTCATTATCCTGTTATGGGTATACTATTCCGCAGCCATCCTGTATTTCGGAGCGGTTTTTACCCGCCAATACATAAAGCACTCCGGAAGAGAGATCTACCCCAATGATTATGCTGTCTGGGTAAAACAAATAGAAGTACCTCATGAGCCCCCAGCCCCCGTTGATGCGGTGGAAGAGGGGTAA
- a CDS encoding nucleotide pyrophosphohydrolase — protein sequence MTIQEAQEKIDNWINTTGVRYFSELTNMAILTEEVGEVARVMARQFGDQSAKDSDKKRELADELADVMWVVLCIANQTGIDMTVALEKNFDKKNIRDATRHTNNPKLK from the coding sequence ATGACTATACAGGAAGCACAGGAAAAAATCGACAACTGGATCAACACTACCGGGGTACGCTATTTCAGTGAGCTGACCAATATGGCCATCCTCACGGAAGAAGTAGGTGAAGTGGCCCGTGTAATGGCCAGGCAGTTTGGCGACCAGTCTGCTAAAGACAGTGACAAAAAAAGGGAACTGGCCGATGAACTGGCCGATGTCATGTGGGTGGTGTTATGTATTGCCAATCAAACCGGCATAGACATGACCGTGGCACTGGAGAAAAACTTCGACAAAAAAAATATCCGGGACGCTACCCGGCATACCAACAATCCTAAACTGAAATAA
- the dtd gene encoding D-aminoacyl-tRNA deacylase — protein MRAVIQRVSEASVTVDGVITGQIGQGLLVLLGIEDADGPEDIQWLSSKIVNLRIFNDDAGVMNVSVKDMHADILLVSQFTLHASTKKGNRPSYIRASKPDVAIPLYEKMIVQLEQDLGTTIQRGIFGADMKVALLNDGPVTIIIDTHQRE, from the coding sequence ATGAGAGCAGTTATACAGCGGGTATCCGAAGCATCTGTCACAGTGGATGGCGTTATCACCGGCCAGATCGGGCAGGGCCTGCTGGTTTTGCTGGGCATTGAAGATGCTGACGGCCCGGAAGATATCCAGTGGCTGAGCAGCAAGATCGTCAACCTGCGCATTTTCAACGATGATGCCGGCGTAATGAACGTTTCCGTAAAAGACATGCATGCTGACATACTGCTGGTCAGCCAGTTTACCCTGCACGCTTCTACGAAAAAAGGCAACAGGCCTTCGTATATCCGTGCCAGTAAACCGGACGTGGCCATCCCCCTGTATGAAAAAATGATCGTACAGCTGGAGCAGGACCTTGGGACCACCATCCAGCGCGGCATCTTTGGCGCTGATATGAAAGTAGCGCTGCTCAACGATGGGCCGGTCACTATTATTATAGACACCCACCAGCGGGAATAA
- the arfB gene encoding alternative ribosome rescue aminoacyl-tRNA hydrolase ArfB, translated as MNINVTPELTFRTARSGGSGGQHVNKVETMVEGAFNIEASALLTPEQKQLLHEKLANRINSEGILQVRSQTARTQLGNKQEVIFKINDLVNKALVPRKKRIATKIPKAVVEKRIQFKKRLSEKKQLRRGNFE; from the coding sequence ATGAACATTAATGTTACACCTGAGCTCACCTTCCGAACGGCCCGCAGCGGCGGTTCCGGCGGACAGCATGTGAACAAGGTGGAAACCATGGTGGAAGGTGCTTTTAACATTGAAGCCTCCGCCTTGTTAACCCCTGAGCAGAAACAACTGCTCCATGAGAAGCTGGCCAACCGTATCAATTCGGAAGGCATCCTACAGGTAAGATCACAGACGGCCCGTACCCAGCTGGGCAACAAACAGGAGGTTATTTTCAAAATAAATGACCTGGTCAACAAAGCACTGGTCCCCCGCAAGAAAAGAATAGCCACCAAAATACCCAAGGCGGTAGTTGAAAAAAGGATACAGTTCAAGAAGCGGTTGTCTGAGAAAAAACAGCTGCGGAGAGGCAATTTTGAATAA
- a CDS encoding polysaccharide biosynthesis C-terminal domain-containing protein, whose translation MSIKKLAGQTVYYGLSNIVSKLLNYFLTPFYLGILSRASFGEMSNVYAYIPFANIVLTYGMETAFFRFAKQENKSHVLGTSTISLLISTISITILLLLLRGPVINSYTGELAGLTGHPAFYTYIVLLMAFDALTAIPFAQLRLEGRPVRYAAIRVAGILTTIFFNIFFLVICPKLAAAGHQWVPGLHNGSDQTGYIYLSNMLGSAVTLVLFLPQIRQIEWKFDPALWKKMLHYALPLIIVGMAGMVNETFDRAWFLPQFLPGNNMEAKKEIIALYSANYKLAILITMFIQAFRLGAEPFFFKQAESRDPQKVYARIMKLFVVMLCFMFLFVSLYLNVWKIFLRVPFYYQGMRIVPVLLLANMFLGIYYNLTIWFKLTDRTKTGAIITLITAVLAFLLNYWWIPVMGYYGAALATMVCYFVQMVVCYVWGQRYYPIPYHLPKLITYIGLAVLTYYVFSWLNAKVLSPGDIYAMKPLSLAVATLLFGAYAWFIFRMEKKEFARMPFIGKYIK comes from the coding sequence TTGAGCATCAAGAAACTGGCAGGACAGACGGTTTATTACGGGTTGAGTAATATTGTGAGCAAGCTGCTCAATTATTTCCTGACGCCTTTTTACCTCGGCATTTTAAGCAGGGCCTCCTTCGGGGAGATGTCTAACGTATATGCCTATATCCCTTTCGCCAATATTGTGCTCACTTATGGTATGGAGACGGCCTTTTTCAGGTTTGCCAAACAGGAAAACAAATCCCATGTGCTGGGCACGTCCACCATATCCCTGCTGATATCCACGATATCCATCACTATCCTGCTGTTGCTGCTACGGGGGCCGGTGATCAATTCGTACACCGGGGAACTGGCCGGGCTTACCGGGCATCCGGCGTTTTACACCTACATCGTGCTGCTCATGGCCTTTGACGCGCTGACAGCCATCCCCTTTGCGCAGTTGCGGCTGGAAGGCCGCCCGGTGCGGTATGCCGCCATCCGGGTAGCCGGTATCCTGACTACTATCTTTTTCAATATCTTTTTCCTGGTCATCTGCCCCAAACTGGCTGCAGCCGGTCATCAGTGGGTACCGGGCCTGCATAACGGCAGCGACCAAACGGGATATATCTACCTCAGTAATATGCTGGGCAGCGCGGTCACCCTGGTGCTGTTCCTGCCGCAAATACGGCAGATAGAATGGAAGTTTGACCCCGCGCTCTGGAAAAAGATGCTCCATTACGCCCTGCCGCTGATCATTGTAGGCATGGCCGGCATGGTCAACGAGACCTTTGACAGGGCCTGGTTCCTGCCACAGTTCCTTCCCGGCAACAATATGGAGGCCAAAAAAGAGATCATCGCCCTGTACAGCGCCAACTACAAGCTCGCCATACTGATCACCATGTTCATACAGGCGTTCCGGTTAGGGGCGGAGCCTTTCTTCTTTAAGCAGGCGGAAAGTCGAGACCCTCAAAAGGTATATGCCAGGATTATGAAGCTGTTTGTAGTGATGCTCTGCTTCATGTTCCTCTTTGTAAGCCTGTACCTCAATGTCTGGAAGATATTCCTGCGGGTGCCCTTCTACTACCAGGGCATGCGGATAGTGCCCGTGCTGCTGCTGGCGAACATGTTCCTCGGCATTTATTACAACCTGACTATCTGGTTCAAACTCACCGACCGTACCAAGACCGGTGCCATCATCACCCTGATCACGGCTGTACTGGCTTTCCTTCTTAATTACTGGTGGATACCCGTAATGGGCTACTATGGGGCCGCACTGGCCACCATGGTCTGCTATTTCGTGCAGATGGTGGTCTGCTACGTATGGGGGCAGCGTTATTACCCGATACCTTACCATCTCCCTAAACTGATCACCTACATCGGGCTGGCCGTGCTTACCTACTATGTGTTCAGCTGGCTGAATGCCAAAGTGCTTTCCCCCGGCGATATCTATGCCATGAAGCCTTTATCCCTTGCAGTGGCCACCTTGTTGTTTGGAGCCTATGCATGGTTTATCTTCCGGATGGAGAAAAAGGAGTTCGCCCGGAT